A genome region from Pseudomonas sp. N3-W includes the following:
- a CDS encoding chemotaxis protein CheW — MTESLTAFELLLQIDQRCRLLAADLPSQPTRQDSWSGIGFRLGAHWYVAPMGEVGEVLHEPRYTQLPGVKPWVKGVANLRGRLLPIMDVGDFLSGDEPGHEPSALRRQRRVLVVEYKDVFAGLMVDEVFGLQHFAQDSLEPVPPNELSGPIAAFVKGRFRRDQDWQVFSPFALAQSQGFMNVAL; from the coding sequence ATGACCGAGTCGCTGACGGCTTTCGAACTGCTGTTGCAGATCGACCAGCGTTGTCGCCTGCTGGCGGCGGACCTGCCGTCCCAGCCAACCCGCCAGGACAGTTGGAGCGGCATCGGTTTTCGCCTGGGCGCGCATTGGTATGTGGCGCCCATGGGTGAAGTCGGTGAAGTGTTGCACGAGCCGCGCTATACCCAGCTGCCGGGGGTAAAACCGTGGGTCAAGGGCGTGGCCAACTTGCGCGGCCGCCTGTTGCCGATCATGGATGTGGGCGACTTCCTTTCAGGTGACGAGCCTGGTCATGAGCCGTCGGCGCTGCGCAGGCAGCGGCGGGTGCTGGTGGTGGAATACAAAGACGTATTTGCCGGATTGATGGTCGATGAAGTCTTCGGCTTGCAGCACTTCGCCCAGGACAGCCTGGAGCCAGTGCCGCCAAACGAACTGAGCGGGCCGATTGCCGCCTTCGTCAAAGGCCGCTTCCGGCGGGATCAGGATTGGCAGGTGTTCAGCCCGTTTGCGCTGGCGCAGTCGCAGGGCTTCATGAATGTTGCCCTGTAA
- the pilH gene encoding twitching motility response regulator PilH, whose product MARILIVDDSPTEMYKLTGMLEKHGHEVLKAENGADGVALARQEKPDAVLMDIVMPGLNGFQATRQLTKDPDTGHIPVIIITTKDQETDKVWGTRQGAKDYLTKPVDEETLIKTLNNVLASLTTKP is encoded by the coding sequence ATGGCACGTATTCTGATCGTCGATGATTCGCCGACTGAAATGTACAAACTGACCGGCATGCTGGAAAAGCACGGTCACGAAGTGTTGAAAGCCGAAAACGGCGCCGACGGCGTGGCCCTGGCCCGTCAGGAAAAACCCGATGCGGTGCTGATGGACATCGTCATGCCCGGCCTCAATGGTTTCCAGGCGACCCGTCAGCTGACCAAAGACCCGGACACCGGGCACATCCCGGTGATCATCATCACCACCAAGGATCAGGAAACCGACAAGGTCTGGGGTACACGCCAGGGCGCCAAGGACTACCTGACCAAACCGGTCGACGAAGAAACACTGATCAAGACGCTGAACAACGTGCTGGCGAGCTTGACCACCAAGCCATGA
- the pilG gene encoding twitching motility response regulator PilG yields the protein MEQQSSALKVMVIDDSKTIRRTAETLLKNVGCEVITAIDGFDALAKIADNHPGIIFVDIMMPRLDGYQTCALIKNNSAFKATPVIMLSSKDGLFDKAKGRIVGSDQFLTKPFSKEELLNAIQAHVPGFAAVLPQ from the coding sequence ATGGAACAGCAGTCCAGCGCCTTGAAGGTCATGGTGATCGATGATTCGAAGACGATTCGCCGTACCGCCGAAACGCTATTGAAGAACGTGGGCTGTGAGGTGATCACGGCCATCGACGGTTTCGACGCGCTGGCCAAGATTGCCGACAATCATCCCGGCATCATCTTCGTCGATATCATGATGCCGCGCCTGGATGGTTATCAGACCTGCGCTTTAATCAAGAACAACAGTGCGTTCAAGGCGACGCCAGTGATCATGCTGTCGTCCAAGGACGGGCTGTTCGACAAGGCCAAGGGACGGATCGTCGGTTCTGATCAGTTTCTGACCAAACCGTTCAGCAAGGAAGAACTGCTGAACGCGATCCAGGCCCATGTTCCGGGCTTCGCCGCCGTTTTGCCGCAGTAG
- the gshB gene encoding glutathione synthase: MSVRVGIVMDPIAGISYKKDSSLAMLLAAQKRGWELFYMEQRDLYQAEGQARARMRPLQVFANPQKWFELGAESDALLSDLDVILMRKDPPFDMEFVYSTYLLEQAENAGVLVVNKPQSLRDCNEKLFATLFPQCTPPTIVSRRPDVLREFADHHGDVILKPLDGMGGSSIFRHTAGHPNLSVILETLTLHGKQQIMIQGYLPAIIDGDKRILMIDGEPVDYCLARIPAAGETRGNLAAGGRGEARPLTDKDRWIAAQVGPTLREKGLLFVGLDVIGEHLTEINVTSPTCIREIDNAFGTDIGGLLMDAIDQKLKAR, encoded by the coding sequence ATGAGCGTTCGCGTCGGGATTGTCATGGACCCCATCGCCGGCATTTCCTATAAAAAGGATAGCTCGCTGGCCATGCTGCTGGCTGCGCAGAAGCGCGGCTGGGAACTGTTCTATATGGAACAGCGCGATTTGTACCAGGCCGAAGGTCAGGCACGGGCGCGCATGCGACCGCTGCAAGTGTTCGCCAACCCGCAGAAATGGTTCGAACTGGGCGCCGAGAGCGACGCGCTGCTGAGCGACCTGGACGTGATCCTGATGCGCAAGGATCCGCCGTTCGACATGGAGTTCGTCTACTCCACCTACCTGCTGGAGCAGGCCGAGAACGCTGGTGTGCTGGTGGTCAACAAACCCCAGAGCCTGCGCGACTGCAACGAGAAGCTGTTTGCCACGCTGTTCCCGCAGTGCACGCCGCCGACCATTGTCAGCCGCCGCCCGGACGTCCTGCGTGAATTCGCCGACCACCATGGCGATGTGATCCTCAAGCCGCTGGATGGCATGGGCGGCTCTTCGATCTTCCGTCACACCGCTGGTCACCCCAACCTGTCAGTGATCCTCGAAACCCTGACCCTGCACGGCAAGCAGCAGATCATGATCCAGGGCTACCTGCCGGCCATCATCGATGGCGACAAGCGCATCCTGATGATCGACGGCGAGCCGGTGGATTACTGCCTGGCACGCATCCCCGCTGCCGGTGAAACCCGTGGCAACCTGGCCGCCGGTGGCCGTGGCGAAGCGCGTCCGCTGACCGACAAAGACCGCTGGATTGCCGCGCAAGTCGGCCCGACCCTGCGTGAAAAGGGCCTGCTGTTCGTTGGCCTGGACGTGATTGGCGAGCACCTGACCGAAATCAACGTCACCAGCCCGACCTGCATTCGCGAGATCGATAATGCGTTTGGCACCGACATCGGCGGCCTGTTGATGGACGCCATCGATCAGAAGCTCAAAGCGCGTTGA
- a CDS encoding energy transducer TonB: MTLPSDLPAELAHRGVRPADRLGFTLFLAALIHLALLLGVGFTMVEPKQISKTLEITLATFKSDTKPKKADFLAQENQQGSGTLDKKAIPKTTEVAPFQDNKVQKVTPPPAAKPEVQEAAPKAAVTTIAPKPKKAAAKPESPKAETKPQVAAPTFDSSQLSSDIASLEAELANEQQLYAKRPRIHRLSAASTMRDKGAWYKDDWRKKVERIGNLNYPEEARRKQIYGNLRLMVSINRDGSLYEVLVLESSGQPLLDQAAQRIVRLAAPFAPFTGDLSDIDRLEIIRTWKFARGDKLSSN; the protein is encoded by the coding sequence ATGACACTTCCGTCCGATCTGCCCGCAGAACTCGCCCATCGTGGCGTGCGCCCGGCCGATCGCCTCGGATTTACCCTGTTTCTCGCGGCGTTGATTCACCTGGCCTTGCTGCTGGGCGTCGGCTTCACCATGGTCGAACCCAAGCAAATCAGCAAAACCCTGGAAATCACCCTCGCCACGTTCAAAAGCGACACCAAGCCCAAGAAGGCTGACTTCCTCGCTCAGGAAAACCAGCAAGGCAGCGGCACCCTGGACAAAAAGGCGATCCCCAAGACCACCGAGGTCGCGCCGTTCCAGGACAACAAGGTGCAGAAAGTCACCCCGCCACCCGCTGCCAAGCCTGAAGTGCAGGAAGCCGCGCCCAAGGCAGCGGTGACGACGATCGCGCCCAAGCCGAAAAAAGCCGCCGCCAAGCCCGAATCGCCGAAGGCCGAAACCAAGCCTCAGGTCGCCGCGCCCACCTTCGACAGCTCACAGCTGTCCAGCGACATCGCCAGCCTTGAAGCCGAACTCGCCAACGAACAACAGCTGTACGCCAAGCGCCCGCGCATCCACCGTTTGAGCGCCGCCTCGACCATGCGCGACAAGGGCGCCTGGTACAAAGACGACTGGCGCAAGAAAGTCGAGCGCATCGGCAACCTGAACTACCCCGAAGAAGCCCGACGCAAGCAGATCTACGGCAACTTGCGGCTGATGGTCTCGATCAATCGCGATGGTTCGCTGTATGAAGTGCTGGTGCTGGAGTCATCCGGGCAACCGCTGCTGGATCAGGCGGCCCAGCGTATCGTCAGGCTGGCGGCGCCGTTTGCGCCGTTTACCGGGGATTTGTCGGACATTGACCGGCTGGAAATCATTCGTACCTGGAAGTTTGCGCGCGGGGATAAACTCTCCAGTAACTGA
- a CDS encoding YqgE/AlgH family protein yields the protein MKNVSPSYLKHHFLIAMPHMADPNFAHTLTYIVEHTANGAMGLVVNRPQELNLADILEQLRPDIEPPVLCQHVPIFTGGPVQTDRGFVLHPSGKHFQATVDLEGELSLSTSQDVLFAIADGVGPAKSLITLGYAGWEAGQLEAELADNAWLTCPFNADILFNTSSELRLEAAARHLGVNLSLLTSQAGHA from the coding sequence ATGAAAAACGTCAGCCCCAGTTACCTCAAGCATCACTTCCTGATCGCCATGCCTCACATGGCCGACCCGAACTTTGCGCACACCTTGACCTACATCGTCGAGCACACGGCCAATGGTGCCATGGGGCTGGTGGTCAACCGCCCGCAAGAGCTGAATCTGGCCGACATCCTTGAGCAACTGCGCCCTGATATCGAACCGCCAGTACTCTGCCAGCACGTACCGATCTTCACTGGCGGCCCGGTACAGACTGATCGCGGCTTCGTCCTGCACCCATCCGGCAAGCACTTTCAGGCGACCGTTGATCTGGAAGGCGAGTTGTCCCTGTCGACGTCCCAGGACGTGCTGTTTGCCATCGCTGATGGCGTCGGCCCGGCGAAAAGTCTGATCACCCTCGGCTACGCCGGCTGGGAAGCCGGGCAACTGGAGGCCGAACTGGCCGACAACGCCTGGCTGACCTGCCCGTTCAACGCCGACATCCTGTTCAACACCAGCAGCGAGTTGCGCCTGGAAGCGGCAGCCCGGCACCTGGGCGTCAACCTCAGCCTGCTCACCAGCCAGGCAGGACACGCCTGA
- the ruvX gene encoding Holliday junction resolvase RuvX codes for MALRLILGFDYGTKQIGVAVGQVITGQARELCTLKAQNGIPDWNQVEALIKEWKPDAVVVGLPLNMDGTPSDMCLRAEKFARRLNGRYNLPFYTHDERLTTFEAKGERRDRGGQKGSYRDNPVDAIAAALLLQGWLDENTALFES; via the coding sequence ATGGCCTTGCGTTTGATTCTGGGCTTTGACTACGGCACCAAACAGATCGGCGTCGCGGTCGGCCAGGTGATTACCGGCCAGGCCCGCGAGCTGTGCACCTTGAAGGCGCAAAACGGCATTCCCGACTGGAATCAGGTCGAAGCCCTGATCAAGGAGTGGAAACCCGACGCCGTGGTGGTCGGCCTGCCGCTGAACATGGATGGCACGCCGAGTGACATGTGCCTGCGCGCCGAGAAATTCGCCCGCCGCCTCAATGGCCGCTACAACCTGCCCTTCTATACCCACGACGAGCGCCTGACCACCTTTGAAGCCAAGGGCGAGCGGCGTGATCGGGGCGGACAAAAAGGCAGTTACCGCGACAACCCGGTGGACGCCATCGCCGCCGCCCTGCTGCTGCAAGGCTGGCTCGACGAAAACACCGCACTGTTCGAATCCTGA
- the pyrR gene encoding bifunctional pyr operon transcriptional regulator/uracil phosphoribosyltransferase PyrR, which translates to MSLPNPADLISQMAIRLKAHLEHRGISEPRYIGIRTGGIWVAQALLDELGSDSPLGTLDVSFYRDDFSQNGLHPQVRPSALPFEIEGQHLVLIDDVLMSGRTIRAAMNELFDYGRPASVTLVCLLDLDAGELPIRPNVVGATLTLAAHERVKLSGPSPLTLELQDLAL; encoded by the coding sequence ATGAGCCTGCCCAATCCCGCCGACCTGATCAGCCAGATGGCGATCCGTCTCAAGGCACACCTGGAACACCGTGGCATCAGCGAACCGCGTTACATCGGCATTCGTACCGGTGGCATCTGGGTCGCTCAGGCCTTGCTCGATGAACTGGGCAGCGATTCGCCGCTCGGCACCCTCGATGTGTCCTTCTACCGCGACGACTTCAGCCAGAACGGCCTGCACCCGCAAGTGCGCCCTTCGGCACTGCCGTTCGAGATCGAAGGCCAACACCTGGTGCTGATCGACGACGTACTGATGAGCGGCCGCACGATTCGCGCCGCGATGAACGAACTGTTCGACTACGGCCGCCCGGCCAGCGTGACGCTGGTCTGCCTGCTGGACCTGGACGCCGGCGAGCTGCCGATCCGCCCGAACGTGGTCGGCGCCACCCTGACACTGGCGGCCCACGAACGGGTCAAACTGTCCGGCCCCTCGCCGCTCACGCTTGAACTGCAAGACCTTGCCCTTTAA
- a CDS encoding aspartate carbamoyltransferase catalytic subunit, producing MTPLDTKRPLQLNDQGQLRHFLSLDGLRRELLTEILDTADSFLEVGARAVKKVPLLRGKTVCNVFFENSTRTRTTFELAAQRLSADVITLNVSTSSASKGETLLDTLRNLEAMAADMFVVRHGDSGAAHFIAEHVCPQVAIINGGDGRHAHPTQGMLDMLTIRRHKGGFENLSVAIVGDILHSRVARSNMLALKTLGCPDIRVIAPKTLLPIGIEQYGVKVYTDMTEGLKDVDVVIMLRLQRERMTGGLLPSEGEFYRLFGLTTARLAGAKPDCIVMHPGPINRGVEIESAVADGPHSVILNQVTYGIAIRMAVLSMAMSGQTAQRQFEQENAQ from the coding sequence ATGACGCCTCTAGATACCAAGCGCCCGCTGCAGCTCAATGATCAGGGCCAGCTGCGCCACTTCCTCTCACTCGACGGCCTGCGCCGCGAGCTGCTGACGGAAATCCTCGACACCGCCGACTCGTTCCTCGAAGTCGGTGCCCGGGCGGTGAAGAAAGTCCCGTTGCTGCGCGGCAAGACTGTGTGCAACGTGTTCTTCGAGAACTCCACCCGCACCCGCACCACCTTCGAACTGGCAGCCCAGCGGTTGTCGGCGGACGTGATTACCCTGAACGTGTCGACATCGTCGGCGAGCAAGGGTGAAACGCTGCTCGACACCCTGCGCAACCTGGAAGCCATGGCCGCCGACATGTTTGTCGTGCGTCACGGCGACTCCGGTGCCGCGCACTTCATCGCCGAGCATGTCTGCCCGCAAGTGGCGATCATCAACGGTGGCGATGGCCGTCACGCGCACCCGACCCAGGGCATGCTCGACATGCTCACCATTCGGCGGCACAAGGGCGGTTTCGAAAACCTCTCGGTGGCCATCGTCGGCGACATCCTGCACTCGCGGGTTGCGCGTTCGAACATGCTGGCCCTGAAGACCCTCGGTTGCCCGGACATCCGCGTGATCGCGCCGAAAACCTTGCTGCCGATCGGCATCGAGCAATATGGCGTGAAGGTCTACACCGACATGACCGAAGGCCTGAAAGATGTCGACGTGGTGATCATGCTGCGTCTGCAACGCGAGCGCATGACCGGCGGCCTGCTGCCGAGCGAAGGCGAGTTCTACCGCCTGTTCGGCCTGACCACTGCGCGCCTGGCCGGGGCCAAACCGGACTGCATCGTCATGCACCCGGGGCCGATCAACCGTGGGGTGGAGATTGAGTCGGCGGTGGCCGACGGTCCGCATTCGGTGATCCTCAACCAGGTCACCTACGGTATTGCGATTCGTATGGCCGTGCTGTCCATGGCCATGAGCGGGCAGACTGCCCAGCGCCAATTCGAGCAGGAGAACGCCCAGTGA
- a CDS encoding dihydroorotase: MKLSILGARVIDPATGLDQVTDIHIEACKIVAIGAAPAGFTAVQTIEANGLVAAPGLVDLNVALREPGYSRKGSIASETRAAAAGGVTSLCCPPKTKPVLDTSAVAELILDRAREAGNTKVFPIGALSKGLDGEQLAELVALRDAGCVAFGNGLESFRNTRTLCRALEYAATFDLTVIFNSQDHDLAEGGLAHEGPTASFLGLPGIPETAETVALARDLLLVEQSGVRAHFSQLTSARGVALIAQAQARGLPVTADVALYQLILTDEALIDFSSLYHVQPPLRTRADRDGLRAAVKSGVVSAISSHHQPHERDAKLAPFGATEPGISSVELLLPLAMTLVEDGLLDLPTLLARLSAGPAEALRLPAGKLAVGGAADIVLFDPTASTVAGETWLSKGENCPFIGHSLPGVVRYTLVDGRISHQA, translated from the coding sequence GTGAAGCTCAGCATTCTCGGCGCACGCGTCATCGACCCAGCCACGGGGCTGGATCAAGTTACCGACATTCATATTGAAGCCTGCAAGATCGTCGCGATTGGCGCAGCACCCGCCGGCTTCACGGCCGTCCAAACCATCGAGGCCAACGGCCTGGTGGCCGCTCCCGGCCTGGTCGACCTGAACGTCGCCCTGCGCGAACCGGGTTACAGCCGCAAAGGCTCGATTGCCAGCGAAACCCGCGCCGCCGCCGCCGGCGGCGTGACCAGCCTGTGCTGCCCGCCCAAGACCAAACCGGTACTGGACACCTCGGCCGTGGCCGAACTGATTCTCGACCGCGCCCGCGAGGCCGGCAACACCAAAGTGTTCCCGATTGGCGCCCTGAGCAAAGGCCTGGACGGCGAACAGCTGGCCGAGCTGGTCGCGCTGCGCGATGCCGGCTGCGTCGCCTTCGGCAACGGTCTGGAGAGCTTCCGCAATACCCGCACGCTATGCCGGGCGCTGGAATACGCGGCGACGTTCGACCTGACGGTGATTTTCAACTCGCAAGACCATGATCTGGCCGAAGGTGGCCTGGCCCACGAAGGCCCGACTGCCAGCTTCCTCGGCTTGCCGGGCATTCCGGAAACCGCCGAAACCGTGGCCCTGGCTCGGGATCTGCTGCTGGTCGAGCAAAGCGGCGTGCGCGCGCACTTCAGCCAGCTGACCAGCGCTCGCGGCGTGGCCCTGATCGCTCAGGCCCAGGCACGCGGGCTGCCGGTGACCGCCGATGTGGCGCTGTATCAGCTGATCCTGACTGACGAAGCGCTGATCGATTTCAGCAGCCTGTACCATGTCCAGCCGCCGCTGCGCACTCGCGCCGACCGCGACGGCCTGCGTGCCGCGGTGAAATCCGGCGTGGTTTCGGCCATTTCCAGCCATCACCAGCCACACGAACGGGACGCCAAACTGGCGCCCTTCGGCGCGACCGAGCCCGGCATCAGCAGTGTCGAGCTGTTGCTGCCGCTGGCGATGACGTTGGTGGAAGACGGTTTGCTGGACTTGCCGACTCTTCTGGCGCGCTTGAGCGCTGGACCTGCCGAGGCATTGCGCCTGCCGGCGGGCAAACTGGCGGTGGGGGGGGCGGCGGATATCGTGCTGTTCGACCCGACGGCCTCGACCGTAGCCGGGGAAACCTGGTTGTCCAAGGGCGAGAACTGCCCATTCATTGGGCATAGCTTGCCGGGTGTGGTGCGTTACACCCTGGTGGATGGTCGGATCAGCCACCAGGCGTAA
- a CDS encoding TM2 domain-containing protein, protein MNTYQPTAGQQDTHSKVIGYLLWIFGFTGAHRFYYGKPVTGTIWFFTFGLLGIGWLIDLFLIPAMDREADLRFTAGPIEYSVAWILLTFLGVFGVHRMYQGKWISGLLYLVTGGLFFVGVLYDFWTLNDQVSVRNAQNRGAFQ, encoded by the coding sequence ATGAACACCTATCAACCCACCGCTGGACAGCAAGACACCCACAGCAAGGTGATCGGTTACCTGCTCTGGATTTTCGGTTTTACCGGTGCTCATCGGTTCTATTACGGCAAGCCGGTGACCGGGACGATCTGGTTTTTCACGTTCGGATTGCTGGGGATTGGCTGGCTGATCGACCTGTTCCTGATCCCGGCCATGGACCGTGAGGCCGACCTGCGTTTTACCGCCGGACCGATCGAATACAGCGTGGCGTGGATCCTGCTGACGTTTCTGGGGGTATTCGGCGTGCACCGGATGTACCAGGGGAAGTGGATCAGCGGCTTGCTGTACCTGGTGACGGGCGGGTTGTTCTTTGTGGGAGTGCTGTATGACTTCTGGACGCTGAATGATCAGGTGTCGGTGCGTAACGCGCAGAATCGCGGCGCTTTCCAGTAA
- a CDS encoding C40 family peptidase: MRPFFKTWLTICLLMPLAAHATNREQRLPNVNGFTPKSHVSAPTSKNKHTPKHSTTLAKANTHSKLVPPMANKQSSNVLSRAVNVLGTPYRWGGSSPSKGFDCSGLVKYAFNDATFDLPRTSNAMASGHGQKVERADLKPGDLIFFNIKSRRVNHVAIYLGNDRFIHAPRRGKSVTIDTLKKPYWESHYVVAKRVLPKEPHQMRVVQR, translated from the coding sequence ATGCGTCCATTTTTCAAGACATGGCTAACCATTTGCCTATTGATGCCACTGGCTGCCCACGCCACCAATCGTGAGCAACGTCTTCCCAACGTTAACGGTTTCACCCCTAAATCTCATGTTTCTGCTCCTACCAGCAAAAACAAGCACACCCCGAAACACAGCACCACCCTGGCCAAGGCCAACACCCACAGCAAGCTGGTTCCGCCCATGGCGAACAAGCAGAGCAGCAACGTGTTGAGCCGCGCCGTAAACGTTCTTGGTACGCCTTATCGTTGGGGCGGCAGCAGCCCAAGTAAAGGGTTCGATTGCAGCGGCCTGGTGAAATACGCGTTTAACGACGCCACGTTCGACCTGCCGCGTACCTCGAACGCCATGGCCAGCGGTCACGGGCAGAAAGTCGAACGCGCGGATCTGAAACCTGGCGACCTGATTTTCTTCAACATCAAGAGCCGTCGGGTCAATCACGTTGCCATCTACCTGGGCAACGACCGCTTTATCCACGCACCGCGTCGTGGCAAGTCGGTGACCATCGACACGCTGAAGAAGCCGTACTGGGAAAGCCACTATGTGGTGGCCAAGCGGGTTCTGCCGAAAGAACCGCATCAGATGCGCGTCGTACAGCGCTGA
- a CDS encoding type IV pilus twitching motility protein PilT: MDITELLAFSAKQGASDLHLSAGLPPMIRVDGDVRRINLPALDHKQVHELIYDIMNDTQRVDFEKHLETDFSFEVPGVARFRVNAFNQNRGAGAVFRTIPSKVLSMDDLGMGDVFRKITEAPRGLVLVTGPTGSGKSTTLAAMIDYLNNNRHHHILTIEDPIEFVHESRKCLINQREVHRDTRSFATALRSALREDPDVILVGEMRDLETIRLALTAAETGHLVFGTLHTTSAAKTIDRVVDVFPGDEKSMVRSMLSESLLAVVSQTLVKKIGGGRIAAHEIMLGTSAIRNLIREDKVAQMYSSIQTGGNLGMQTLDMCLKELVAKGLISREHAREKARTPDNF, translated from the coding sequence ATGGATATCACTGAACTGTTGGCATTCAGCGCCAAACAGGGGGCGTCCGACCTGCACCTGTCTGCCGGCCTGCCACCGATGATCCGCGTCGATGGCGATGTGCGACGCATCAACCTGCCGGCCCTGGATCACAAACAGGTGCACGAGCTGATCTACGACATCATGAACGACACCCAGCGGGTGGATTTCGAGAAGCATCTGGAAACCGACTTTTCCTTTGAAGTGCCTGGCGTGGCGCGCTTTCGGGTTAACGCCTTCAACCAGAATCGCGGTGCTGGCGCGGTGTTCCGCACCATTCCCTCGAAAGTCCTGAGCATGGACGACTTGGGCATGGGCGATGTGTTTCGCAAGATAACCGAGGCGCCACGCGGCCTGGTACTGGTGACGGGGCCGACCGGGTCCGGCAAGTCCACGACCCTGGCGGCGATGATCGATTATCTGAACAACAACCGCCATCACCATATTCTCACCATCGAAGACCCAATCGAATTCGTTCACGAATCGCGCAAATGCCTGATCAACCAGCGCGAAGTCCATCGCGATACCCGCAGCTTCGCCACCGCTCTGCGTTCGGCGTTGCGCGAGGACCCGGACGTGATTCTGGTGGGGGAGATGCGTGACCTGGAAACCATTCGCCTGGCCCTGACTGCCGCCGAAACCGGACACCTGGTGTTTGGCACGCTGCACACTACCTCGGCGGCGAAAACCATCGACCGGGTGGTGGACGTGTTTCCGGGTGATGAGAAGTCGATGGTGCGTTCGATGCTTTCAGAGTCGCTGCTGGCGGTGGTGTCCCAGACCCTGGTCAAGAAGATCGGCGGCGGCCGCATCGCGGCGCACGAGATCATGCTCGGCACCTCGGCGATCCGTAACCTGATCCGTGAAGACAAGGTGGCGCAGATGTACTCGTCGATTCAGACCGGCGGGAATCTGGGGATGCAGACGCTGGATATGTGTTTGAAGGAGTTGGTGGCCAAGGGCTTGATCAGCCGCGAGCATGCGCGGGAGAAGGCGCGAACGCCGGATAACTTCTGA